Proteins encoded together in one Cicer arietinum cultivar CDC Frontier isolate Library 1 chromosome 4, Cicar.CDCFrontier_v2.0, whole genome shotgun sequence window:
- the LOC101494266 gene encoding uncharacterized protein codes for MANHDLILGQSHNLELGHDQQSVLGHNHHLGLNENHALELGSDHEHHLDLGQTHEHELDLGHVHDHELGLGENHDQEGDDGQTYEHEHEHVHELAMDQKPEHDDHELPLPGQNHELVLSENNNLTVLENQGLDGNMDLAVVQTPDMGMDSDNDMGVEHSQFMISSEPHVIQARTVAVSPSYELSVGQEFPDVKSCRRALRDTAIALHFEMQTIKSDKTRFTAKCASEGCPWRIHAAKLPGVPTFTIRTIHESHTCGGISHLGHQQASVQWVANSVEQRLKENPNCKPKEILEEIHMVHGITLSYKQAWRGKERIMAAMRGSFEEGYRLLPQYCAQVKRTNPGSIAAVYGNPTDNSFQRLFISFQASIYGFLNACRPLLGLDRTYLKSKYLGTLLLATGFDGDGALFPLAFGVVDEENDDNWMWFLSELHNLLEINTENMPRLTILSDRQKGIVDGVEANFPTAFHGFCMRHLSDSFRKEFNNTMLVNLLWEAANALTIIEFEAKILEIEEISQDAAYWIQRIPPRLWATAYFEGQRFGHLTANIIEALNIWISEASGLPIIQMMECIRRQLMTWFNERRETSMQWTSILVPSAERSVAEALERARTYQVLRANEAEFEVISHEGTNIVDIRNRCCLCRGWQLYGLPCAHAVAALLSCRQNVHRFTESCFTVATYRKTYSQTIHPIPDKSLWKELSEGDVNVSQALEIIINPPKSLRPPGRPRKKRVRAEDRGRVKRVVHCSRCNQTGHFRTTCAAPI; via the coding sequence ATGGCTAACCACGATTTGATACTTGGTCAAAGTCACAATTTGGAACTTGGTCACGACCAGCAATCCGTTCTAGGCCATAATCATCATTTGGGCCTCAACGAAAACCATGCATTGGAACTGGGATCAGACCACGAGCATCATTTGGACCTGGGACAAACCCATGAACATGAACTGGACTTGGGACATGTCCATGACCATGAGTTGGGGTTAGGAGAGAACCATGATCAAGAAGGTGACGATGGTCAAACTTACGAGCATGAGCATGAGCATGTGCATGAGCTAGCCATGGATCAAAAACCCGAACATGATGACCATGAGTTGCCACTTCCTGGACAAAACCACGAGTTAGTCTTATCAGAGAACAATAATCTAACTGTTTTGGAAAACCAAGGGCTTGATGGGAACATGGACCTGGCTGTGGTTCAGACCCCAGATATGGGCATGGATTCTGACAATGATATGGGTGTTGAACACTCACAGTTTATGATTTCTTCTGAACCCCATGTAATTCAGGCTCGTACAGTTGCTGTAAGTCCGAGTTATGAATTGTCAGTGGGCCAAGAATTTCCTGATGTCAAGAGTTGTCGAAGGGCTTTGAGGGATACAGCAATTGCTCTGCACTTTGAGATGCAGACTATAAAATCTGACAAGACCCGATTTACTGCTAAATGTGCTAGTGAAGGATGTCCCTGGCGCATTCATGCAGCAAAGCTCCCCGGGGTTCCAACTTTTACTATCAGGACTATTCATGAGAGCCATACATGTGGAGGAATTTCACATCTTGGTCATCAGCAAGCTTCAGTTCAGTGGGTTGCTAACTCTGTTGAGCAGAGGCTGAAGGAGAACCCTAATTGCAAGCCAAAGGAGATATTGGAAGAGATTCATATGGTCCATGGCATCACCTTATCATACAAGCAAGCATGGAGAGGCAAGGAGCGTATCATGGCTGCAATGCGTGGATCTTTCGAAGAAGGGTACCGCTTGCTTCCACAATACTGTGCCCAGGTGAAACGCACAAATCCTGGCAGTATTGCAGCTGTTTATGGAAATCCAACTGATAATTCCTTCCAACGTCTCTTCATTTCTTTTCAAGCATCTATTTATGGCTTTTTAAATGCATGTCGGCCACTCTTGGGGCTTGATAGAACATATTTGAAGAGTAAGTATCTTGGTACGTTACTTCTTGCTACTGGATTTGATGGTGACGGGGCTCTCTTTCCTCTTGCATTTGGTGTTGTTGATGAGGAGAATGACGATAATTGGATGTGGTTTCTGTCTGAACTTCATAACCTGCTTGAGATTAATACTGAAAACATGCCAAGACTTACTATTTTGTCTGATAGACAGAAAGGAATTGTGGATGGTGTCGAAGCAAATTTTCCTACTGCTTTTCATGGATTTTGTATGCGGCACTTGAGTGACAGCTTTCGTAAGGAATTTAACAACACCATGCTGGTCAATCTTCTGTGGGAAGCAGCCAATGCTCTGACTATAATTGAATTCGAAGCAAAAATTTTGGAAATCGAAGAGATATCACAAGATGCTGCATATTGGATTCAAAGAATTCCTCCTCGTTTGTGGGCTACTGCTTATTTCGAGGGGCAAAGATTTGGTCATTTGACAGCCAACATAATTGAAGCTTTAAACATTTGGATATCAGAGGCATCTGGGCTTCCAATAATTCAAATGATGGAATGCATTAGAAGGCAGCTAATGACTTGGTTCAATGAGCGTCGAGAGACCAGTATGCAGTGGACATCCATACTTGTTCCTTCTGCTGAGAGAAGTGTTGCTGAGGCTTTAGAACGTGCACGCACTTATCAGGTTCTTCGTGCCAACGAAGCTGAGTTTGAAGTTATATCTCACGAGGGAACTAATATAGTTGATATAAGGAATCGGTGTTGTCTTTGTCGTGGTTGGCAGCTTTATGGTTTGCCATGTGCACACGCTGTGGCAGCACTTCTCTCCTGCAGGCAGAATGTGCATAGATTCACAGAAAGCTGTTTCACTGTTGCAACTTATCGCAAGACATACTCACAAACCATACATCCAATTCCTGATAAATCTCTCTGGAAGGAGTTGTCTGAGGGAGATGTCAATGTTAGCCAAGCtcttgaaattattattaaccCACCGAAATCACTTAGGCCACCTGGACGACCAAGAAAGAAGAGAGTTCGTGCAGAAGACCGCGGGCGTGTTAAGCGGGTGGTGCATTGTAGTCGTTGCAATCAAACAGGTCATTTTAGAACAACATGTGCTGCTCCCATATAG